DNA sequence from the bacterium genome:
CACCTGGTAGCAGCCGTCGGCCACGGCGGGCCACAGCACCTCGTACGGGGCCGTGGCGTCGGTGCCCACGACGGTGCCGTTCGCGGCGAATTCCACCGCGGCGATGGTGCCGTCGGCGTCGAAGGCCGTCGCCGCCAGGGTGATGTCGCCGGCGGGCGCGTTGGCGCCCGGCGCGGTGAACGCCACCAGGGGCGCCTCGTTGGGGATGTCCTGGTACACGCGCACCCAGTCGACCAGGTATTCCTGCGGGAAGGTCGCCGTGACGCACGACGGCGTCGTGCAGCCCGTGTACCAGCCGCCCACCGCGGTGTTCAGGATGAGGAAGAACTCCTGGTCGAAGGGGGCGCGCGGGTTGCCCGGTGCGCCTAGGGAGTACCACTGGGCACTGGAGCGGGTCATGAACAGGACGTCGTCCACGTACCAGCGGATGGCGTCCTCCTCCCACTCCACCGCGTACTCGTGGAAGTCGTCGGCGAAGTTCACGCCGCCCAGGCTGTAGGAACCGCTGGTGGAGGTGTTGTCCGGCCAGCCGCCGCCGTAGTGCAGGGCGCCGCCGACCGTGGTCGTCCCGTTGGCCGATTCCATGATGTCGATCTCGCCGCTGGCGGCCCAGCCGCCGTACACGTCGTCCTGGGGCATCATCCAGAAGGCGGGCCAGATGCCGCCGCCGGTGGGCAGCTTGGCGCGCATGACGATGCGGCCATACGTGACCCCGAACTTGTCCCGCGTGGTGATCTTGCCCGACGTGAAGGCCGAGCCGCCGTAGAACTCGCTCCGGGTGGTGATGACCAGGTTCCCGCCGGTCACCGCCAGATTCTGCGTGCGGTAGTACTCGAGCTCGCTGTTGCCCCAGCCGCACAGGTCCGGGCAACCGTTGCCGACGTCGGGGGTCCACTTGGTGGCGTCGAGCGAGGTGCCGTCGAACTCGTCCGACCAGACGAGCGACCAGGTGGCCGCCGCCGGCACCGCGCCGAGCAGCAGAACGGACAGGGCGGCCAGGGCCGCGACGCGGGTGATGCGAGGGAGCATGGGGCGATCCTCCAGGCGATACCGGGCTGGGCGCCAACGGCGCCGGATGCGGCCGGACCCGCGCGCACCGCGGATCCACCTCTCTATTATAGACTATGTTCGGTAAACGTACAAAGGTTGAGCAGGCTTTTTTCCGGGCGATCCAGGTCCCGTCCAGGGGATGGGCACCGGCCGGGTCCGACGCCCCGTAGGACTGGAATTCCCGCCGCCGACACCCTATCCTTCCGATGGCGGCCGGCCCCTCGCCCCGGTCGCGGTGCGGCCCGACGTCCGCGCACCCCACCCCATCCCCCGAGGATCCGGAGCATGAAGAAGCTCGTCGAGTGCGTCCCGAACATCAGCGAAGGCCGGGATCCGGCCGTCATCGAGGCCGTCACCGCCGTGGTGAAGGACGTCCCCGACGTCCACCTGCTGGACGTCGATCCGGGCGCCGACACCAACCGCACCGTGATCACCTTCATCGGCTCGCCCGAGGGCGTGGCCGAGGCCGCCTTCCGCGTGGTCAAGCGGGCCGCCGAACTGATCGACATGTCGCGCCA
Encoded proteins:
- a CDS encoding carbohydrate-binding protein, coding for MLPRITRVAALAALSVLLLGAVPAAATWSLVWSDEFDGTSLDATKWTPDVGNGCPDLCGWGNSELEYYRTQNLAVTGGNLVITTRSEFYGGSAFTSGKITTRDKFGVTYGRIVMRAKLPTGGGIWPAFWMMPQDDVYGGWAASGEIDIMESANGTTTVGGALHYGGGWPDNTSTSGSYSLGGVNFADDFHEYAVEWEEDAIRWYVDDVLFMTRSSAQWYSLGAPGNPRAPFDQEFFLILNTAVGGWYTGCTTPSCVTATFPQEYLVDWVRVYQDIPNEAPLVAFTAPGANAPAGDITLAATAFDADGTIAAVEFAANGTVVGTDATAPYEVLWPAVADGCYQVTARAVDDLGGEATATLDLTVGAGCGQTAYPGPLPVVPARIEAENYDVGGSGVAYNDQDAANQGGQYRTAEGVDIEACTDTGGGYNIGWLNPGEWIEYTVDVPAGGDHFLRARVASLSAGGAFRLLVDGVDAGVQVNVPVTTGWQTWTTVETTVALAAGTRVVRFVPQTAGFNVNWFELERDAVSPVPDLAAAEVRLLPNHPNPFNPATTIAFELATGGLVDLAVYDAAGHEVRRLVNGGVHAAGRHEVQWDGRDAAGRIAAAGVYMVRLVAAGTARTQRITLVK